From a region of the Arachis ipaensis cultivar K30076 chromosome B09, Araip1.1, whole genome shotgun sequence genome:
- the LOC107619201 gene encoding probable protein arginine N-methyltransferase 6 isoform X4, with amino-acid sequence MLQQDPNAEPQITRQCFRRRYPETDFYEEKNRDKVRNHTYKSAIEYHADNIRNKVVLDLGCGTGILSILCAKAGARKVANIVDANGLSHVIIVVRGRFEDLEINEDVDVIVSEWMGQMLLGEDMLLRVITARDRWLKPGGVILPSSGTLFMAPFTNFERYCEKVEFWLDVAEIDMSPMISFTEQNAFASPNVDRINDENLLADPQVVKHVNCYSITIPELMSIGESFSMKTLKQGRVNGFAFWFNAEFTGLRQEEEQLSALDRMDSALVLCTGPSVPPTHWEQTLIYFPTTVQLERGRPFTGSVTLTQPTKHKWLMEIKLIYRSNNGDLVCKKQTDLFSPF; translated from the exons ATGCTGCAGCAAGACCCGAACGCCGAGCCTCAAATTACTAGGCAATGCTTCCGGCGCCGGTACCCTGAAACAGACTTTTATGAAGAGAAAAATAGG GATAAAGTGCGTAACCATACCTATAAGAGTGCGATCGAGTATCATGCTGATAATATTAGGAACAAG GTTGTACTTGATCTTGGATGCGGCACAGGGATTCTTTCTATATTATGCGCCAAGGCGGGTGCAAGGAAG GTGGCAAATATTGTTGATGCAAATGGTCTTTCACATGTTATCATTGTGGTGAGAGGGCGATTTGAG GATCTTGAAATAAATGAGGATGTGGATGTTATAGTTTCTGAGTGGATGGGCCAGATGCTTCTAGGCGAG GACATGCTTTTAAGAGTTATCACTGCCAGAGATCGCTGGCTTAAACCTGGAGGTGTAATTCTTCCTTCAAGCGGAACG TTGTTCATGGCTCCTTTCACCAATTTTGAACGATACTGTGAAAAAGTTGAGTTTTGGCTAGATGTTGCTGAAATTGATA TGTCACCAATGATATCTTTCACTGAGCAAAATGCATTTGCTTCACCGAACGTGGATAGAATCAATGATGAAAACCTTTTGGCAGACCCTCAAGTG GTGAAACACGTCAACTGCTATTCTATTACCATTCCTGAACTAATGTCTATAGGAGAATCTTTTAGCATGAAAACACTGAAGCAAG GTAGGGTAAATGGTTTTGCATTTTGGTTTAATGCTGAGTTTACTGGGTTaagacaagaagaagaacaactatCAGCACTAGATAGGATGGATTCAGCACTAGTTCTTTGCACTGGGCCTAGTGTTCCTCCAACACATTGGGAACAG ACTTTGATTTACTTTCCTACTACAGTACAGCTGGAGAGAGGTAGACCTTTTACAGGCTCAGTGACATTGACGCAGCCGACAAAGCATAAATGGCTCATGGAGATCAAACTAATATATCG TTCAAATAATGGTGATTTAGTCTGCAAGAAACAAACCGACCTTTTCTCGCCTTTCTGA
- the LOC107619201 gene encoding probable protein arginine N-methyltransferase 6 isoform X2, with the protein MLQQDPNAEPQITRQCFRRRYPETDFYEEKNRDKVRNHTYKSAIEYHADNIRNKVVLDLGCGTGILSILCAKAGARKVYAVDAGTDIARQVANIVDANGLSHVIIVVRGRFEDLEINEDVDVIVSEWMGQMLLGEDMLLRVITARDRWLKPGGVILPSSGTLFMAPFTNFERYCEKVEFWLDVAEIDMSPMISFTEQNAFASPNVDRINDENLLADPQVVKHVNCYSITIPELMSIGESFSMKTLKQGRVNGFAFWFNAEFTGLRQEEEQLSALDRMDSALVLCTGPSVPPTHWEQTLIYFPTTVQLERGRPFTGSVTLTQPTKHKWLMEIKLIYRSNNGDLVCKKQTDLFSPF; encoded by the exons ATGCTGCAGCAAGACCCGAACGCCGAGCCTCAAATTACTAGGCAATGCTTCCGGCGCCGGTACCCTGAAACAGACTTTTATGAAGAGAAAAATAGG GATAAAGTGCGTAACCATACCTATAAGAGTGCGATCGAGTATCATGCTGATAATATTAGGAACAAG GTTGTACTTGATCTTGGATGCGGCACAGGGATTCTTTCTATATTATGCGCCAAGGCGGGTGCAAGGAAG GTGTATGCAGTTGATGCTGGCACAGACATTGCTAG GCAGGTGGCAAATATTGTTGATGCAAATGGTCTTTCACATGTTATCATTGTGGTGAGAGGGCGATTTGAG GATCTTGAAATAAATGAGGATGTGGATGTTATAGTTTCTGAGTGGATGGGCCAGATGCTTCTAGGCGAG GACATGCTTTTAAGAGTTATCACTGCCAGAGATCGCTGGCTTAAACCTGGAGGTGTAATTCTTCCTTCAAGCGGAACG TTGTTCATGGCTCCTTTCACCAATTTTGAACGATACTGTGAAAAAGTTGAGTTTTGGCTAGATGTTGCTGAAATTGATA TGTCACCAATGATATCTTTCACTGAGCAAAATGCATTTGCTTCACCGAACGTGGATAGAATCAATGATGAAAACCTTTTGGCAGACCCTCAAGTG GTGAAACACGTCAACTGCTATTCTATTACCATTCCTGAACTAATGTCTATAGGAGAATCTTTTAGCATGAAAACACTGAAGCAAG GTAGGGTAAATGGTTTTGCATTTTGGTTTAATGCTGAGTTTACTGGGTTaagacaagaagaagaacaactatCAGCACTAGATAGGATGGATTCAGCACTAGTTCTTTGCACTGGGCCTAGTGTTCCTCCAACACATTGGGAACAG ACTTTGATTTACTTTCCTACTACAGTACAGCTGGAGAGAGGTAGACCTTTTACAGGCTCAGTGACATTGACGCAGCCGACAAAGCATAAATGGCTCATGGAGATCAAACTAATATATCG TTCAAATAATGGTGATTTAGTCTGCAAGAAACAAACCGACCTTTTCTCGCCTTTCTGA
- the LOC110266407 gene encoding uncharacterized protein LOC110266407, which translates to METLPTIKSPKSEAVTPKLRDMLNIDVDTNNVVTHPPNSIITLDALRKYFMVSFDLNQPAAKLDQGENENFMVVESSAPKGKEKKKQQHEVYEEESNDEKYEDIIKF; encoded by the exons ATGGAAACACTACCCACCATTAAATCACCAAAAAGTGAAGCTGTTACCCCTAAGTTGAGAGATATGCTGAACATTGATGTTGATACTAATAATGTTGTTACTCATCCTCCGAACTCAATAATTACCCTCGATGCACTTCGTAAATATTTTATGGTATCCTTTGACCTCAATCAACCTGCTGCTAAACTTGATCAGGGTGAAAATGAAAACTTTATG GTTGTTGAATCATCAGCTcctaagggaaaagaaaaaaaaaagcagcagCATGAAGTTTATGAAGAAGAAAGCAATGATGAGAAATATGAGGATATCATCAAGTTCTGA
- the LOC107616750 gene encoding transcription repressor OFP13, translated as MRKKALMKLPLSLFKTKEEPPQRRKHHHHHNVLPWQNLFPSCGGNYPNTLSFRGGDGGDFFKTVNSVFLDPAATTIEASMTETPSAESWFSSESASAVSLSTESEEYDGESLEMVVRGVKRSERLLFEAGETKTSSILEMAKASSSLPFKESVVVAMESEDPYSDFRRSMEEMVECHGVKDDWEGLEELLCWYLKVNGKNNHGFIVAAFVDLIITIAASASASVAAAASSNNNSTSSSSSCSSSSSSSDSTTTTTYSSAVSSFPSSPLCLSQGHNDIVHHKHHHNDTATTS; from the coding sequence ATGAGAAAGAAAGCACTAATGAAACTGCCACTATCTCTATTCAAAACCAAAGAGGAACCGCCACAAAGAAgaaagcatcatcatcatcataatgtTCTTCCATGGCAGAACTTGTTTCCATCTTGCGGCGGAAACTACCCGAACACACTCTCTTTTCGCGGCGGAGACGGCGGGGATTTCTTCAAGACGGTGAACTCTGTGTTCTTGGATCCTGCAGCTACAACCATTGAAGCAAGCATGACGGAGACACCATCAGCAGAATCATGGTTTTCATCGGAGTCGGCAAGCGCGGTGAGCTTGTCGACGGAGTCAGAGGAGTACGACGGCGAGTCTCTGGAGATGGTGGTGCGCGGCGTGAAGAGATCGGAGAGGCTGTTGTTCGAGGCAGGGGAGACAAAAACAAGCTCCATTTTGGAGATGGCGAAAGCAAGTAGTAGCTTGCCGTTCAAGGAAagtgtggttgtggctatggagTCTGAAGATCCGTACAGTGATTTCAGGAGGTCAATGGAGGAGATGGTTGAGTGTCATGGAGTGAAGGATGATTGGGAGGGTTTGGAAGAGCTTCTTTGTTGGTATCTCAAGGTTAATGGTAAGAACAACCATGGATTCATTGTTGCTGCTTTTGTGGATTTGATTATCACCAttgctgcttctgcttctgcttctgttgCTGCAGCAGCTTCTTCTAATAACAactcaacttcttcttcttcttcctgttcttcttcttcttcatcttctgatTCTACAACTACTACTACTTATTCTTCTGctgtttcttcttttccttcttctcccTTGTGTTTATCTCAGGGACACAATGACATTGTTCATCATAAACACCATCATAATGATACTGCTACtactagttag
- the LOC107619201 gene encoding probable protein arginine N-methyltransferase 6 isoform X1 has product MLQQDPNAEPQITRQCFRRRYPETDFYEEKNRDKVRNHTYKSAIEYHADNIRNKVVLDLGCGTGILSILCAKAGARKVYAVDAGTDIASQVANIVDANGLSHVIIVVRGRFEDLEINEDVDVIVSEWMGQMLLGEDMLLRVITARDRWLKPGGVILPSSGTLFMAPFTNFERYCEKVEFWLDVAEIDMSPMISFTEQNAFASPNVDRINDENLLADPQVVKHVNCYSITIPELMSIGESFSMKTLKQGRVNGFAFWFNAEFTGLRQEEEQLSALDRMDSALVLCTGPSVPPTHWEQTLIYFPTTVQLERGRPFTGSVTLTQPTKHKWLMEIKLIYRSNNGDLVCKKQTDLFSPF; this is encoded by the exons ATGCTGCAGCAAGACCCGAACGCCGAGCCTCAAATTACTAGGCAATGCTTCCGGCGCCGGTACCCTGAAACAGACTTTTATGAAGAGAAAAATAGG GATAAAGTGCGTAACCATACCTATAAGAGTGCGATCGAGTATCATGCTGATAATATTAGGAACAAG GTTGTACTTGATCTTGGATGCGGCACAGGGATTCTTTCTATATTATGCGCCAAGGCGGGTGCAAGGAAG GTGTATGCAGTTGATGCTGGCACAGACATTGCTAGCCAG GTGGCAAATATTGTTGATGCAAATGGTCTTTCACATGTTATCATTGTGGTGAGAGGGCGATTTGAG GATCTTGAAATAAATGAGGATGTGGATGTTATAGTTTCTGAGTGGATGGGCCAGATGCTTCTAGGCGAG GACATGCTTTTAAGAGTTATCACTGCCAGAGATCGCTGGCTTAAACCTGGAGGTGTAATTCTTCCTTCAAGCGGAACG TTGTTCATGGCTCCTTTCACCAATTTTGAACGATACTGTGAAAAAGTTGAGTTTTGGCTAGATGTTGCTGAAATTGATA TGTCACCAATGATATCTTTCACTGAGCAAAATGCATTTGCTTCACCGAACGTGGATAGAATCAATGATGAAAACCTTTTGGCAGACCCTCAAGTG GTGAAACACGTCAACTGCTATTCTATTACCATTCCTGAACTAATGTCTATAGGAGAATCTTTTAGCATGAAAACACTGAAGCAAG GTAGGGTAAATGGTTTTGCATTTTGGTTTAATGCTGAGTTTACTGGGTTaagacaagaagaagaacaactatCAGCACTAGATAGGATGGATTCAGCACTAGTTCTTTGCACTGGGCCTAGTGTTCCTCCAACACATTGGGAACAG ACTTTGATTTACTTTCCTACTACAGTACAGCTGGAGAGAGGTAGACCTTTTACAGGCTCAGTGACATTGACGCAGCCGACAAAGCATAAATGGCTCATGGAGATCAAACTAATATATCG TTCAAATAATGGTGATTTAGTCTGCAAGAAACAAACCGACCTTTTCTCGCCTTTCTGA
- the LOC107619201 gene encoding probable protein arginine N-methyltransferase 6 isoform X3 — protein MLQQDPNAEPQITRQCFRRRYPETDFYEEKNRDKVRNHTYKSAIEYHADNIRNKVVLDLGCGTGILSILCAKAGARKVYAVDAGTDIASQVANIVDANGLSHVIIVVRGRFEDLEINEDVDVIVSEWMGQMLLGEDMLLRVITARDRWLKPGGVILPSSGTLFMAPFTNFERYCEKVEFWLDVAEIDMSPMISFTEQNAFASPNVDRINDENLLADPQVVKHVNCYSITIPELMSIGESFSMKTLKQGRVNGFAFWFNAEFTGLRQEEEQLSALDRMDSALVLCTGPSVPPTHWEQLERGRPFTGSVTLTQPTKHKWLMEIKLIYRSNNGDLVCKKQTDLFSPF, from the exons ATGCTGCAGCAAGACCCGAACGCCGAGCCTCAAATTACTAGGCAATGCTTCCGGCGCCGGTACCCTGAAACAGACTTTTATGAAGAGAAAAATAGG GATAAAGTGCGTAACCATACCTATAAGAGTGCGATCGAGTATCATGCTGATAATATTAGGAACAAG GTTGTACTTGATCTTGGATGCGGCACAGGGATTCTTTCTATATTATGCGCCAAGGCGGGTGCAAGGAAG GTGTATGCAGTTGATGCTGGCACAGACATTGCTAGCCAG GTGGCAAATATTGTTGATGCAAATGGTCTTTCACATGTTATCATTGTGGTGAGAGGGCGATTTGAG GATCTTGAAATAAATGAGGATGTGGATGTTATAGTTTCTGAGTGGATGGGCCAGATGCTTCTAGGCGAG GACATGCTTTTAAGAGTTATCACTGCCAGAGATCGCTGGCTTAAACCTGGAGGTGTAATTCTTCCTTCAAGCGGAACG TTGTTCATGGCTCCTTTCACCAATTTTGAACGATACTGTGAAAAAGTTGAGTTTTGGCTAGATGTTGCTGAAATTGATA TGTCACCAATGATATCTTTCACTGAGCAAAATGCATTTGCTTCACCGAACGTGGATAGAATCAATGATGAAAACCTTTTGGCAGACCCTCAAGTG GTGAAACACGTCAACTGCTATTCTATTACCATTCCTGAACTAATGTCTATAGGAGAATCTTTTAGCATGAAAACACTGAAGCAAG GTAGGGTAAATGGTTTTGCATTTTGGTTTAATGCTGAGTTTACTGGGTTaagacaagaagaagaacaactatCAGCACTAGATAGGATGGATTCAGCACTAGTTCTTTGCACTGGGCCTAGTGTTCCTCCAACACATTGGGAACAG CTGGAGAGAGGTAGACCTTTTACAGGCTCAGTGACATTGACGCAGCCGACAAAGCATAAATGGCTCATGGAGATCAAACTAATATATCG TTCAAATAATGGTGATTTAGTCTGCAAGAAACAAACCGACCTTTTCTCGCCTTTCTGA